A stretch of the Candidatus Nanopelagicales bacterium genome encodes the following:
- a CDS encoding acyl-CoA dehydrogenase family protein, translated as MDFAPSPAAAEKIAQLEAFMAERVHPAEEVYARQRVELAAAGRPHDLPPVVEDLKREARALGLWNLFLPDESGLTVTDYAPLAEITGRSPEIAPEALNCSAPDTGNMEVLHMFGTPEQKERWLEPLLAGEIRSGFAMTEPDVASSDARNIRTSIVRDGDSYVINGRKWWTTGALDPRCAVYVLMGETDPQAHPYRRQSMILVPADAPGVEVVRDLSVFGYEDQHGHGEVVFLDVRVPATNLLASEGDGFLIAQARLGPGRVHHCMRALGIAERAMDLMGERLWNRVAFGKELARQGVWQERVAECRMAVDQARLLVLQAAWLIDTRGIADPLTRRQVAAIKVIAPRAALQVLDTAIQAFGGAGVSQDTPLAALYAATRTLRIADGPDDVHVRTVARSVLGGYRPDQD; from the coding sequence ATGGACTTCGCGCCCTCCCCCGCCGCCGCCGAGAAGATCGCCCAGCTCGAGGCCTTCATGGCCGAGCGCGTCCACCCCGCGGAGGAGGTGTATGCCCGCCAGCGGGTGGAGCTCGCCGCGGCCGGCCGGCCGCACGACCTGCCCCCGGTGGTGGAGGACCTCAAGCGCGAGGCGCGTGCCCTCGGGCTGTGGAACCTGTTCCTGCCGGACGAGAGCGGGCTCACGGTCACCGACTACGCACCGCTGGCCGAGATCACCGGGCGGTCGCCGGAGATCGCGCCGGAGGCCCTCAACTGCAGCGCCCCGGACACCGGGAACATGGAGGTGCTGCACATGTTCGGCACCCCGGAGCAGAAGGAGCGCTGGCTGGAGCCGCTGCTGGCCGGGGAGATCCGCTCCGGCTTCGCGATGACCGAGCCGGACGTCGCCAGCAGCGACGCGCGCAACATCCGCACCTCGATCGTGCGCGACGGGGACTCGTACGTCATCAACGGACGCAAGTGGTGGACGACCGGCGCGCTGGACCCGCGCTGTGCGGTGTACGTCCTCATGGGAGAGACCGATCCGCAGGCGCACCCGTACCGGCGCCAGTCGATGATCCTGGTACCGGCCGATGCGCCGGGCGTGGAGGTCGTGCGCGACCTCAGCGTCTTCGGGTACGAGGACCAGCACGGGCACGGCGAGGTCGTCTTCCTCGACGTCCGGGTGCCCGCGACGAACCTCCTCGCCTCCGAGGGGGACGGCTTCCTCATCGCCCAGGCCCGGCTCGGCCCGGGCCGGGTGCACCACTGCATGCGGGCGCTGGGCATCGCAGAGCGCGCGATGGACCTGATGGGCGAGCGGCTGTGGAACCGGGTCGCGTTCGGCAAGGAGCTGGCCCGGCAGGGCGTGTGGCAGGAGCGGGTCGCGGAGTGCCGGATGGCCGTCGACCAGGCGCGCCTGCTGGTCCTGCAGGCGGCCTGGCTCATCGACACCCGGGGGATCGCCGACCCGCTGACCCGCCGGCAGGTGGCGGCGATCAAGGTCATCGCCCCGCGAGCCGCGCTGCAGGTGCTGGACACCGCCATCCAGGCCTTCGGCGGGGCCGGCGTCAGCCAGGACACCCCGTTGGCGGCGCTGTACGCCGCCACCCGGACGCTGCGGATCGCGGACGGACCGGACGACGTGCACGTGCGCACCGTCGCCCGGTCGGTCCTCGGCGGCTACCGCCCCGACCAGGACTAG
- a CDS encoding helix-turn-helix domain-containing protein: MPPRFLTLADVAEVLNISAAQAYALVRAGDLRAIKVGGRGQWRVEAEALEDYIARMYAETEAFVRTHPFGRDDEDGPDPT, from the coding sequence GTGCCGCCGCGCTTCCTGACCCTCGCCGACGTGGCCGAGGTCCTCAACATCTCCGCCGCCCAGGCGTACGCGCTCGTCCGGGCCGGCGACCTGCGGGCGATCAAGGTCGGCGGCCGCGGCCAGTGGCGGGTCGAGGCCGAGGCACTCGAGGACTACATCGCGCGGATGTACGCCGAGACCGAGGCGTTCGTCCGCACCCACCCGTTCGGCCGCGACGACGAGGACGGCCCGGACCCGACGTAG
- a CDS encoding HAD family phosphatase — MPDPTDPSGVRLSPDSSLRGLVVDWGGVLTGDLRAAVRTWAEDDGIDIEAYVGVLRDWLGDPVGAEARLNPVHALERGEMEVPDFEVRLAAELSRRAGQEYRAEGLLHRMFAHFEHAHDMSGLVRRAHAAGIRTALLSNSWGNDYPRDGWDEMFDAVVISGEVGMRKPEPRIFEHTLSLIDLPASECVFVDDLQPFVDAAVSLGFVGVRHESYERTAGELEALFGLSLA, encoded by the coding sequence GTGCCTGACCCGACCGACCCGAGTGGGGTGCGACTGTCCCCGGACTCCTCGCTGCGCGGCCTGGTCGTCGACTGGGGCGGCGTGCTCACCGGTGACCTGCGCGCGGCCGTGCGGACCTGGGCCGAGGACGACGGCATCGACATCGAGGCCTATGTCGGGGTGCTGCGCGACTGGCTCGGCGACCCGGTGGGGGCCGAGGCCCGTCTCAACCCGGTGCACGCCCTGGAGCGCGGCGAGATGGAGGTGCCCGACTTCGAGGTGCGCCTCGCCGCCGAGCTGAGCCGGCGCGCCGGGCAGGAGTACCGCGCGGAAGGCCTGCTGCACCGGATGTTCGCCCACTTCGAGCACGCGCACGACATGAGCGGCCTGGTCCGCCGGGCCCACGCGGCCGGCATCCGTACCGCGCTGCTGTCCAACTCCTGGGGCAACGACTACCCGCGCGACGGCTGGGACGAGATGTTCGACGCGGTGGTCATCAGCGGCGAGGTCGGCATGCGCAAGCCCGAGCCGCGCATCTTCGAGCACACGCTGTCCCTGATCGACCTGCCGGCCTCCGAGTGCGTGTTCGTGGACGACCTGCAGCCGTTCGTCGACGCCGCCGTCTCGCTGGGCTTCGTGGGCGTGCGGCACGAGTCGTACGAGCGCACCGCCGGTGAGCTGGAGGCCCTGTTCGGGCTGTCGCTGGCCTGA
- a CDS encoding patatin-like phospholipase family protein: protein MTVRRPRRGLVLGAGGMLGGAWSVGALRALETVHGIDPRECDVVVGTSAGSVLAALVSAGVSVQHMIDHQRGIPVTDGPLAGYSWDYERATGGTRPGLPRLLGPGSAKLIGNSLRRLRQMPPTAVLSAWMPAGKGSLERVGHLIDGITPMGEWSPHDNCWIVAMDYESGKRVAFGRPEAPQAPLSLAVMASCSIPGWFAPVDIHGRPYVDGGACSATSVDLVSGMGLDEVYVVAPMVSFHYDKPDTVLARLERRWRVQVTKRCLTEAEKARAAGAAVTILGPGPEDLEAMGGNVMDASRRLRVLETSLRTSEEALRDPDHYGPDHLGPDDFADVG, encoded by the coding sequence GTGACGGTGCGCCGTCCCCGCCGGGGACTCGTCCTCGGGGCTGGCGGGATGCTCGGCGGCGCGTGGTCGGTCGGCGCTCTGCGCGCGCTGGAGACCGTGCACGGGATCGACCCGCGCGAGTGCGACGTCGTCGTCGGGACCTCGGCCGGGTCCGTCCTGGCCGCACTGGTCTCCGCGGGCGTCTCGGTGCAGCACATGATCGACCACCAGCGCGGCATCCCGGTGACGGACGGCCCACTGGCCGGCTACTCCTGGGACTACGAACGCGCCACCGGCGGCACCCGACCAGGTCTGCCCAGGCTGCTCGGGCCCGGGTCGGCCAAGCTCATCGGCAACAGCCTGCGCCGGCTGCGCCAGATGCCCCCGACGGCGGTGCTGTCCGCCTGGATGCCCGCCGGCAAGGGGTCGCTCGAGCGCGTGGGCCACCTCATCGACGGCATCACGCCGATGGGCGAGTGGTCACCGCACGACAACTGCTGGATCGTGGCGATGGACTACGAGAGCGGTAAGCGGGTCGCGTTCGGCCGGCCGGAGGCGCCGCAGGCGCCGCTGTCGCTGGCGGTCATGGCGTCCTGCTCCATCCCCGGCTGGTTCGCACCGGTCGACATCCACGGCCGGCCGTACGTCGACGGCGGCGCGTGCTCGGCGACGTCGGTCGACCTGGTGTCGGGCATGGGCCTGGACGAGGTCTACGTCGTCGCCCCGATGGTGTCGTTCCACTACGACAAGCCCGACACGGTGCTGGCACGGCTGGAGCGCCGCTGGCGGGTGCAGGTCACCAAGCGCTGCCTGACCGAGGCGGAGAAGGCTCGAGCCGCCGGGGCCGCGGTCACGATCCTCGGTCCCGGGCCGGAGGACCTCGAGGCCATGGGCGGCAACGTGATGGACGCCTCCCGGCGGCTGCGGGTCCTGGAGACCTCGCTGCGCACCAGCGAGGAGGCGCTGCGCGACCCGGACCACTATGGCCCGGACCACCTCGGCCCGGACGACTTCGCCGACGTGGGCTGA
- the pruA gene encoding L-glutamate gamma-semialdehyde dehydrogenase, with translation MDAVTRVPVAVNEPVHAYAPGSAERASLERRLRELQGDPIELPMTVGGESRMASGHRVDVVQPHARHSVLGVTADATHDDARAAMDAALAAAPDWRAMSFDDRAAVFLKAADLLSGPWRDTLNAATMLGQSKTVQQAEIDAACELIDFWRFNVQFAREILAEQPISSPGVWNRVDHRPLEGFVYAITPFNFTAIAGNLPTSPALMGNTVVWKPAHTQQFAAHFLMRLLEEAGLPPGVINMVTGHGANVSDVLLSDRDLAGIHFTGSTRVFQMFWNTIGTNIQGYRAYPRIVGETGGKDFVLAHPSADPAVLVTALTRGAFEYQGQKCSAASRAYVPRSVWDRMGDEVLSTVDSLSMGPTTDLSNFMAAVIDDRAFAKLSGVIDRAKADPTVTIGAGGTYDDSEGFYIRPTVLLGSDPTKEYFVEEYFGPVLAVHVFDDGDYHEVMTQMEGIAPYALTGSIIAQDRAAIAEAQSFLRFAAGNFYINDKPTGAVVGQQPFGGGRASGTNDKAGSAQNLLRWTSTRAIKETFVPPTDHRYPHMD, from the coding sequence GTGGATGCCGTGACCCGTGTTCCCGTCGCCGTGAACGAGCCGGTCCACGCGTACGCCCCCGGCAGCGCCGAGCGCGCGTCCCTGGAGCGGCGGCTGAGGGAGCTGCAGGGCGACCCGATCGAGCTGCCGATGACCGTCGGCGGCGAGAGCCGGATGGCCTCGGGTCACCGGGTGGACGTCGTGCAGCCGCACGCCCGGCACTCCGTCCTCGGCGTCACCGCGGACGCGACGCACGACGACGCGCGCGCGGCCATGGACGCCGCCCTGGCCGCAGCGCCCGACTGGCGCGCCATGTCCTTCGACGACCGCGCCGCGGTCTTCCTCAAGGCGGCCGACCTGCTCTCCGGTCCGTGGCGGGACACGCTCAACGCCGCCACCATGCTGGGCCAGTCGAAGACGGTGCAGCAGGCCGAGATCGATGCGGCCTGCGAGCTCATCGACTTCTGGCGCTTCAACGTCCAGTTCGCGCGGGAGATCCTGGCCGAGCAGCCGATCTCCTCCCCGGGCGTGTGGAACCGGGTGGACCACCGGCCGCTGGAGGGGTTCGTCTACGCGATCACGCCGTTCAACTTCACCGCGATCGCCGGCAACCTGCCGACGTCACCGGCCCTGATGGGCAACACCGTGGTGTGGAAGCCCGCGCACACGCAGCAGTTCGCCGCGCACTTCCTGATGCGGCTGCTGGAGGAGGCCGGCCTGCCGCCCGGCGTCATCAACATGGTGACCGGGCACGGCGCCAACGTGTCCGACGTGCTGCTATCCGACCGCGACCTCGCCGGCATCCACTTCACCGGCTCCACCCGGGTGTTCCAGATGTTCTGGAACACCATCGGCACGAACATCCAGGGCTACCGGGCCTACCCGCGCATCGTCGGGGAGACCGGCGGCAAGGACTTCGTTCTGGCTCACCCGTCCGCGGACCCCGCGGTGCTGGTCACCGCGCTGACCCGGGGCGCCTTCGAGTACCAGGGCCAGAAGTGCTCGGCCGCGTCCCGCGCGTACGTCCCGCGCAGCGTGTGGGACCGCATGGGCGACGAGGTGCTGTCGACCGTGGACTCCCTGTCGATGGGCCCGACCACAGACCTGTCCAACTTCATGGCCGCCGTCATCGACGACCGCGCGTTCGCCAAGCTGTCCGGCGTCATCGACCGGGCGAAGGCGGACCCGACGGTGACGATCGGGGCCGGGGGGACGTACGACGACTCCGAGGGCTTCTACATCCGGCCGACGGTCCTGCTGGGCAGCGACCCGACCAAGGAGTACTTCGTCGAGGAGTACTTCGGCCCGGTGCTCGCGGTGCACGTGTTCGACGACGGCGACTACCACGAGGTCATGACGCAGATGGAGGGCATCGCGCCGTACGCGCTGACCGGGTCGATCATCGCCCAGGACCGGGCGGCGATCGCCGAGGCACAGTCGTTCCTGCGCTTCGCGGCGGGCAACTTCTACATCAACGACAAGCCCACCGGCGCGGTGGTGGGCCAGCAGCCGTTCGGCGGCGGGCGCGCGTCCGGCACCAACGACAAGGCCGGGTCGGCGCAGAACCTGCTGCGCTGGACGTCCACCCGGGCGATCAAGGAGACGTTCGTCCCGCCGACGGACCACCGCTACCCGCACATGGACTGA
- a CDS encoding DUF2505 domain-containing protein — MATDFTWTQRFDAAPDTVFAMLSDADYVTAKGRATGALEVEAHVDAGEDGGAQIVSRRVMPANLPSFVRRFVGDQLELTETQRWSPPDADGARSATFDIDFGSQPLAFSGTLRLAPDGDESSVHTQGRISASVPLVGRKVEGVAQHWTERFLAKEEQFAATWLDGSAGAAAGT, encoded by the coding sequence ATGGCGACCGACTTCACCTGGACGCAGCGCTTCGACGCGGCCCCCGACACGGTGTTCGCGATGCTGTCCGACGCGGACTACGTCACCGCGAAGGGCCGGGCGACCGGGGCGCTGGAGGTCGAGGCCCACGTGGATGCCGGGGAGGACGGCGGGGCGCAGATCGTCAGCCGTCGGGTCATGCCGGCGAACCTGCCGTCGTTCGTGCGCCGGTTCGTGGGCGACCAGCTCGAGCTCACCGAGACCCAGCGCTGGAGCCCGCCGGACGCGGACGGCGCCCGGTCCGCCACGTTCGACATCGACTTCGGCTCCCAGCCGCTGGCGTTCAGCGGCACCCTGCGGCTGGCGCCGGACGGCGACGAGAGCTCGGTGCACACGCAGGGACGGATCAGCGCCTCGGTGCCGCTGGTCGGCCGCAAGGTCGAGGGCGTCGCCCAGCACTGGACCGAGCGGTTCCTCGCCAAGGAGGAGCAGTTCGCGGCCACCTGGCTGGACGGCAGCGCCGGCGCCGCCGCGGGGACCTGA
- a CDS encoding wax ester/triacylglycerol synthase family O-acyltransferase, whose protein sequence is MADRLSPLDVHFLYLEEPETPMHVGGVEVFQAPELGFDYDRLVRLVRERIAYVPRYRQRIRWVPGRLANPVWVDDERFDVTYHIRRSALPRPGTDRQLYELVARIMSRPLDRSRPLWEMYLIEGLEGDRFAILTKSHEAMVDGLSAVDIGQVILDATPEPRQVAPDAWRPAAEPTRLELVAGALSDTIRRPATALDTVREGVGDVKETLVGVGRQAVGVVTATLNAARPTQSSPLLVELGEHRRFATATTELEDYKRVRQAHGGTINDVALAVVTGGLRSWLQTRGLALDSRREVKALVPVSVHGEGDGYGEQRVAAFTCDLPVGEPDPVVRLQRIAYEMGQHKESGRMLGARAIVGLVGFAPPTLHALGTRVGAEFGRRVYSLVVTNVPGPQFPLYVAGARMLASYPVLPLGKGQAVTIGLTSYDGSVYFGLNADRDGMPDVEVLAHCLEDALDELVETTTTHGRHGTVG, encoded by the coding sequence GTGGCCGACCGGCTGAGCCCCCTCGACGTGCACTTCCTCTACCTCGAGGAGCCCGAGACCCCCATGCACGTCGGGGGCGTCGAGGTGTTCCAGGCCCCCGAGCTCGGGTTCGACTACGACCGCCTGGTCCGGCTCGTGCGGGAGCGGATCGCGTACGTCCCCCGCTACCGCCAGCGGATCCGCTGGGTCCCCGGCCGGCTGGCCAACCCGGTCTGGGTGGACGACGAGCGCTTCGACGTGACCTACCACATCCGCCGCTCGGCGCTGCCCCGCCCGGGCACGGACCGCCAGCTCTACGAGCTGGTCGCGCGGATCATGAGCCGACCGCTGGACCGGTCCCGGCCGCTGTGGGAGATGTACCTGATCGAGGGCCTGGAGGGGGACCGGTTCGCGATCCTCACCAAGAGCCACGAGGCGATGGTCGACGGGCTCAGCGCGGTCGACATCGGCCAGGTCATCCTCGACGCGACACCCGAGCCGCGGCAGGTGGCCCCGGACGCGTGGCGACCCGCCGCCGAGCCGACCCGGCTGGAGCTGGTGGCGGGCGCGCTGTCGGACACGATCCGCCGCCCGGCCACGGCCCTCGACACCGTGCGCGAGGGTGTCGGCGACGTCAAGGAGACCCTCGTCGGCGTGGGCCGGCAGGCCGTCGGGGTCGTCACGGCCACGCTGAACGCGGCCCGTCCGACGCAGAGCAGCCCGCTGCTGGTCGAGCTCGGGGAGCACCGCCGCTTCGCGACCGCGACCACCGAACTGGAGGACTACAAGCGGGTCCGCCAGGCGCACGGGGGCACCATCAACGACGTCGCGCTCGCGGTCGTCACCGGCGGCCTGCGGTCCTGGCTGCAGACCCGCGGGCTGGCCCTGGACAGCCGGCGCGAGGTGAAGGCGCTGGTGCCGGTCAGCGTGCACGGCGAGGGCGACGGCTACGGCGAGCAGCGGGTGGCTGCCTTCACCTGCGACCTGCCCGTCGGCGAGCCCGACCCGGTCGTGCGGCTGCAGCGGATCGCGTACGAGATGGGGCAGCACAAGGAGTCCGGCCGGATGCTCGGCGCCCGGGCCATCGTCGGTCTGGTCGGCTTCGCCCCGCCGACGCTGCACGCCCTGGGCACCCGCGTCGGGGCGGAGTTCGGCCGCCGGGTCTACAGCCTGGTCGTCACCAACGTGCCGGGGCCGCAGTTCCCGCTGTACGTCGCCGGGGCGCGGATGCTCGCGTCGTACCCCGTCCTCCCGCTGGGCAAGGGGCAGGCGGTGACCATCGGCCTGACCTCGTACGACGGCTCGGTGTACTTCGGGCTCAACGCCGACCGCGACGGCATGCCCGACGTCGAGGTGCTCGCCCACTGCCTGGAGGACGCGCTGGACGAGCTGGTCGAGACCACGACGACGCACGGCCGGCACGGGACGGTGGGCTGA
- a CDS encoding Rv3235 family protein translates to MSVLSPATPRPTRAGRAPSPPEAPDAALVPAADPTDAAGIRSTPADGAIPALRLIPGGRREAPVQEELPLEWRLPSGLPAQPEAPAHLRLVGGSPVVPAPDPTPDAAAHAAADPTAERGVDPADGLPPAGPWVARLARAVLEVVSGERPSGQLVRWTSRPVHAELARRAACARRHPVNQGRSPMVRQVRSVRVCPVAPGIVEACAVVSGPQRARAVAIRLEAHRGRWLATAVAVG, encoded by the coding sequence ATGTCCGTGCTCTCACCAGCAACACCGCGACCGACGCGGGCCGGCCGCGCGCCGAGCCCACCCGAGGCCCCGGACGCGGCGCTCGTCCCGGCCGCCGACCCGACCGACGCTGCCGGGATCCGCTCGACACCCGCGGACGGGGCCATCCCGGCACTGCGGCTGATCCCCGGCGGTCGCCGGGAAGCGCCGGTGCAGGAGGAGCTTCCGCTGGAGTGGCGGCTGCCGTCCGGACTGCCCGCACAGCCCGAAGCCCCGGCCCATCTGCGGCTCGTCGGCGGGTCACCCGTCGTGCCGGCCCCGGATCCCACGCCGGACGCCGCGGCGCATGCAGCGGCGGACCCGACCGCGGAGCGCGGGGTGGACCCGGCCGACGGGCTCCCGCCCGCGGGTCCGTGGGTGGCCCGGCTGGCCCGGGCCGTGCTCGAGGTGGTGAGCGGCGAACGCCCGTCCGGACAGCTGGTGCGCTGGACGTCCCGCCCGGTGCACGCCGAGCTCGCCCGACGCGCGGCCTGCGCGCGGCGGCACCCGGTGAACCAGGGCCGATCACCCATGGTCCGACAGGTCCGCTCGGTGCGCGTGTGTCCCGTCGCGCCCGGCATCGTCGAGGCCTGCGCGGTGGTGAGTGGGCCGCAGCGGGCCCGGGCCGTGGCGATCCGGCTGGAGGCCCACCGGGGCCGCTGGCTGGCCACCGCGGTGGCGGTGGGCTGA
- a CDS encoding phosphotransferase family protein: MATSEGTRDEAVDPVGLARWLHTQGVLPDGAPALAVRPLGEGHSNLTFAVESGERRWVLRRPPLGPLLPTAHDVVREFRVLELLAHSESPVRVPAVVAVCEDDGVIGAPFYVMETARGTVVRADPPAWLTDGAPDMLEQRHRGLGLDLADALAEIHRVGWEPFVAAGIGRPGGYLERQLRRWVGQREGIQAAVAAAGGTARDLPDYDAVRDWLREHLPPEQEPAVVHGDYKLDNVVVVGPEDGGPRITAVLDWEMATVGDPRADLGYLLSFWPEPGEEHPFADLMAVGDGYPTREEMAARWSAGTGRDLGDLTWFRTLAVWKLAILLEASYHRWLAGMSDDPFFARLDVGVPALLAYARRGCGA, from the coding sequence GTGGCGACGTCGGAGGGGACCAGGGACGAGGCGGTCGACCCGGTCGGGCTTGCCCGGTGGCTGCACACGCAGGGGGTCCTTCCGGACGGTGCCCCGGCGCTGGCCGTGCGGCCCCTGGGAGAGGGCCACAGCAACCTGACCTTCGCCGTCGAGTCCGGCGAGCGGCGCTGGGTGCTGCGTCGCCCGCCGCTGGGTCCGCTCCTGCCCACCGCCCACGACGTGGTGCGCGAGTTCCGCGTCCTGGAGCTGCTGGCGCACTCCGAGTCGCCGGTCCGCGTGCCCGCGGTGGTCGCCGTGTGCGAGGACGACGGCGTCATCGGCGCACCGTTCTACGTGATGGAGACCGCGCGCGGCACGGTCGTGCGCGCGGACCCGCCCGCCTGGCTGACCGACGGCGCCCCGGACATGCTCGAGCAGCGGCACCGCGGGCTCGGTCTCGACCTCGCCGACGCACTCGCCGAGATCCACCGGGTCGGCTGGGAACCGTTCGTCGCCGCGGGGATCGGGCGGCCCGGCGGCTACCTGGAGCGCCAGCTGCGCCGGTGGGTGGGACAACGGGAGGGCATCCAGGCCGCGGTCGCCGCCGCCGGCGGGACCGCGCGCGACCTGCCCGACTACGACGCGGTCCGCGACTGGCTGCGCGAGCACCTGCCGCCGGAGCAGGAGCCGGCCGTCGTGCACGGGGACTACAAGCTGGACAACGTCGTCGTGGTCGGTCCCGAGGACGGCGGTCCGCGCATCACCGCCGTCCTGGACTGGGAGATGGCGACGGTGGGCGACCCGCGGGCCGACCTGGGCTACCTGCTGTCGTTCTGGCCCGAGCCCGGGGAGGAGCATCCCTTCGCGGACCTGATGGCCGTCGGGGACGGCTACCCGACGCGCGAGGAGATGGCGGCGCGCTGGTCGGCCGGCACCGGCCGCGATCTCGGCGACCTCACCTGGTTCCGGACCCTGGCGGTATGGAAGCTGGCGATCCTGCTGGAGGCGTCGTACCACCGCTGGCTGGCCGGCATGTCCGACGACCCGTTCTTCGCGCGGCTCGACGTCGGGGTGCCCGCGCTGCTGGCGTATGCGAGGAGGGGCTGCGGTGCCTGA
- a CDS encoding LysM domain-containing protein encodes MSGLREAEALLAVLLLAMAALLAARTALGLALHLLATLPGAAGRACRAAAEHVTPRLVRRLLTATVASGLGGLAASPAFAAPPSLAAPPSLAAPPSLGGAPSLSGARWAADLPHLGSPPRAERAAVDPWGLDTDAHPPDPTDRGAPPTEQRAAVVVRPGDTLWALAAQHLGQDATDAAIAEEWPRWYAANRSTIGPDPHLLLPGMRLTPP; translated from the coding sequence GTGAGCGGCCTGCGCGAGGCCGAGGCGCTGCTGGCCGTCCTGCTGCTCGCCATGGCTGCGCTGCTCGCCGCGCGCACCGCGCTGGGCCTGGCCCTGCACCTGCTCGCCACGCTCCCGGGGGCCGCCGGGCGTGCCTGCCGCGCCGCGGCCGAGCACGTCACGCCCCGGCTGGTCCGGCGGCTGCTCACCGCCACGGTGGCCTCCGGCCTGGGCGGCCTGGCGGCGTCCCCGGCCTTCGCCGCACCACCCTCCCTCGCCGCACCACCCTCCCTCGCCGCACCACCCTCGCTCGGCGGGGCGCCCTCGCTCAGCGGGGCGCGGTGGGCGGCGGACCTGCCCCACCTGGGATCGCCGCCGAGGGCGGAGCGAGCGGCCGTCGACCCCTGGGGCCTGGATACCGACGCTCACCCCCCGGACCCGACCGACCGGGGAGCCCCGCCGACGGAGCAGCGCGCCGCGGTGGTCGTGCGTCCCGGCGACACCCTGTGGGCCCTCGCGGCGCAGCATCTGGGCCAGGACGCCACCGACGCCGCAATCGCCGAGGAGTGGCCCCGCTGGTACGCCGCCAACCGGTCCACGATCGGCCCCGACCCGCACCTGCTGCTCCCGGGGATGCGGCTCACCCCGCCCTGA